The Podarcis muralis chromosome Z, rPodMur119.hap1.1, whole genome shotgun sequence DNA segment attgtttgaaGGGGCCAGTTTgcaagcatttgctttgcatttcttCTCCTGCCCatgtactttattttatttttattatgcctgAGGAGCTAGTTTGCAAGCGTTTGCTTTTAAGTTCTTCTCCCACccatgtattatatatatatatatatttattactaTTTCTAGGGGGCATTTTCAAGCCCTTGCTTTGCAGTTTTTCTCCCAcccatatttttaaatttttattactgTTTGAGGGGCCAGTTTGCAAGACCTTGCTTGGCAATTCTTCTCCTGcccatgtattttattttatttttattatgcctgAGGAGCTAGTTTGCAAGCGTTGGCTTTGCAGTTCTTCTCCCACCCtcgaattaattattattattattaacattcttCTTAATTATTCGTATTAGGGCTGCGACGCCTGAGGGGCTTTTCGAGAGCAGAGGCGGCAGCGAAGGGCACGCGAACGAAAGGGCGCGGCCCCGCGGGAGGGCTACTGTACCTCCTCCATGTCGAACTCCATGTCTGACTCCGCCGACAAGCGACGCGCCCAGCACGCGGCAAGACACGCCCCCCCGCTCGCTCCCTTCCCGCCTTCATTTTATACTTTCAGCGCCTCGTGCTTCCGGCGGGGGCGGAGGAccggaagagaagaggaagaagaaggcgagtgggggcggggagggggagagagaactacGCCACCCGGCAGCCCTTGCGGCACGGCGGGCCCGCCCCTCTCTGCCATTGGCCGGCTTCTCTGCCGGGCGGCGAGGCGAGCGAGAGGGCTCCTCGGAAAACAAGGAAGGGTCTCTGGGCGCGACGGAGGACGGGCGAGGAGGGATGTCGGGGCTGCTGAGCGCGACGCTGAGCGGCCTCAACAGCGACTCGTACTGCGAGTTCAGCACTTATCGGGACCAGCAGTTCAAGGTAGCGCCCGGGGCtcgctctgcacgcgctcagaggcGCCCGTGCcttcttccggggggggggggcgatcccGTCCAagcaagccaccccccccccccgcacgacGCATGGCTGCAATGGGCGCAGAGCGCCGGGCTCCAACCGACGGGGCTATTCCGGCCATGCCTGGAGCTTTTTCTCCCGCTCTTTTCAGCACCATAGACAAGAGCACCAATATCCTCTTGGGATTTCTCTCAGGGGTTCTTGTtgtttcttcccttttccccctccttaaaaaacaacaacaaaaaacacgaCCCCGTGTGCCTTTTTCTTCGTCCTCTGAAATCCACTGAGGGACGACGGTAcgtacagggccagatttagatttgatgaggccctaagctactgaaagtaatgaggccctttatatgtccagctgtccttatcgcttttttgtgttgaatatatgctatatggtcattgatggacctaactggtatctaaagccatttgcacataacaaaatatgcagaATGTAGGCCCCCTCTATATAGAGATGAGCAGAccggtgatattttagggagcaggctagcaggtggagCCCATTACTTAcagcataggagcctacacaacacaaaacactgttgctgtatgtaggttttattttatttgttttttatattttggaaatgtgcatttgCCTTTAAAAATTTTTGGGGCccacaagagagtggggccctaagctacagcttgtttagcttatacgtaaatccagcactgggtatgtatgtatttattccGCTTATGGTTCCCACAAAGCACCCTGAAGCAATCAACAAAAAAAGCACATTTCGGATCTGGTACAAAGGCTGATATGCATCTCCACCTGAAAGGCTCATTGGAAAAGGAAGCTGTCCAACAGGCACCTTAGAGACAGTAGTGAAtgtgtactttttaaaaataacaatagatACTCTGTAAACAAAATCCCTTCTTCCAGCTTTATCTTGCCCATTTAATGTTTAAGCCATTGTGTATGCACTGCATCTTGGTTTTGCACAACTCTTAAAACCTGATGGTGCTAAACAATCTAAAAAGGAATATGGGTTTTTAGGTGACATTATCTATGcttctccatttttcttttcctttcccaggGAAGTTGTTACCTGCAAGAAAAAACTCTGAAAAACTCCTGCACACTTTATGTGGGCAATCTCTCTTTCTACACCACAGAGGAACAAATTCATGAGCTCTTCTCCAAGTGTGGGGATGTGAAGCGCATAGTCATGGGGCTAGACAAAGTGAAGAAAACCCCCTGTGGCTTCTGTTTCGTGGAGTATCCTTACCTTCTATTAATTGAAGTAGACTGTGGGTGGTCTCACTAATGTTTTTTAAGCATCATGGGGCATGAAGCAACGTTGTGTTCTGGCCCCCACTTTTTGATTTCTATATTAATGATTTGGGGCCATATTTAGGAGCCAGTGTAGATGGGAGGTGCTGCAtgtttatcatcatcaccatcatttatttGTGTGCTCTCTTTCCATACTTAAAACCATGTTCTATACTTGCAACACAAATTGATTTACCTAATTATCAACAGCAAAAATCGTTATAAACACTAAGAAAAACACATGGGAAAATAACAAATTtgagcaatttccacataaattatgATATTAGAATCATaatatcatagagttggaagggacccaagggtcatctagtccaaccccctgcaatgcaggaatctcagctaaagcatccatgacaaatggctatccaacctcttgcttaaaaacctccaaagaaggagagtccactgcctcttgtgggaatccattccactgtagttggaatctcctttcttgtaacttgaaggcattggtttgagtcctaccttccacagcaggagaaaacaagcatgttctctcttccatgtgacagcctttgcgATATTAGAAGATGGCTGTCGTatctcctcagtctcctcttttccaggctaaacatacccagctcctcataaggcttcgtttccagacccttgataatcttggttgccctcctctgcacacgttccagcttgtcagcatccttaaactgtggtgcccagaacgggacacagtattccaactgTGGTCTgactatttatttttttccccctggcaatatttattatcattagtagtagtagtagtagtattaatccAATGTACCTCTAAGTAACTTGTTCTGTCAGTACAAACATTTATCCTTGAGCAGCTGaattttccctcctctcctctacCCATGCACCCCTAACTCTGTTCGGGGGGGACGGACCGTTCTCCAAACCCTTTAGAGCAGATTTGAGGAGGATGCAGTGGGCACAAGGGGGAAGTGGGAacatcccattgcacaagcataaATCACTGTGCTGATGAGACAgacttgttggtttttttaaaaataatatttattacttttacgacaatttaaacactacagaaaaaaatacagtacaaagacaaaacaaaaacaatttaaaaacacatcaaaaaaatgaaagaaaatttttttcaatatcttatctttctttcacatattttcacgacctcctcacacctccctttttgtattccacttctattaattatttcagcaattcctttccatcttcccctgttttctgtcctataattatcttaacacgtCAcgtttaaccttattttttcctttaatattctattaatctatttatacttaattccttataacatttctactaaagccatataacttcattccaacattcttctaacattcattaattttacaatatttctgtaaatagtctttaaactttttccattcttcttccactgactcttctccctggtctcggattctgccagtcatttccgccagttccatataatccatcaacttcatctgccattcttcccgggtgggtaaatcttgtgtcttccccaactgtggtctgactaaggcagaatagagtggcctTGATCTgagcactatacttctgttgatgcagcctagaatagtattagctttttttttttgctgctgctgcatcaccctgttgactcatgttaagcttgtggttcaCCAAGACTCCCAGAtcctttgtccctattgaaatttaaATTGTTAGCTTgtacccagttctccaatctgttaaggttatTTTGAATTCTTACATTAAAGGTACAAATATTAATAGCAATAACAAAACTCTAAACAATACCCCACCTCAGAGACTGTttggcagcctcagcttttgtagctggagtcattCAGGGCCCTGTGCTTCCAAGCTAAGTGAGGAATGACAAGGAAGGCAAGagaaggtcttccaggactcatatCCAGGCTGTTGGCTGTCTGTCCccgtcagcagtctagctgctgcattctactCCATTAGGCAACTTCACATAGAGTGCATGGCATGGTTATTATGGTTTACCTGCTAACTGAACTTGTGGAGGTTATGAGCTGTTTGATTTTCAGCTTGCCTGTTCTCCCCTTCATCGGCCTATAACCAGCTGGCATAAACCCTCTAGCAATATGAATTTTCTTTAAAGTAGCGTTCCAGATACTACACGAGAGCAGAAGCAGAGCATTCCATGCGGTTCATCAATGGAACCCGTCTGGACGACCGCATCATTCGAACAGACTGGGATGCTGGGTTTAAGGAAGGGCGGCAGTATGGCCGTGGGAAAACAGGTGGCCAGGTAAGGGTTGCTCATCCGTTAGAGTGCTCTACCAATCTGGAATGAAGTGGCAGCTGCACACCAAAGCCCACCCCCACACAAGGGCTGCAGGAATACACAGTTATGGGTCTCATTTTATGGGAAGGCAAAGATTTTATCGTCTGTATTCCTGGAGCACAAAGGTGAAAAACACACTTTCCCCCACCTTAGTGCAGGACTTCCATTCCCTTGCAACTCACCGAAACTGCCATAGCTTTCTCCAGAAGCATTCCAAGTTCATTTCTTATTGTATCCACCAGCATTCCTTTAGCATCATAAAGACCAAATCATTTGTTGGGAGCAGAAGCAGGCTTCATCAGAGCTCTGTATGGCTCTACATATGTTCAATTAGCATTGATGGTGCTGCTGGAATCTTGCTGTTCTCTATCAATAAGTGGCCTATCGGAGTTTTATTTGAGCTGGCCTACGACTGGTCTTACTCAAGCTTTAAAGGCTTCTCTGAGAATTTAGTATTTGACCTGATTTCATCTGGGTATGTTCTCTGCCCAGGGTTCCCACCCTACATTCTCAGTCTGGGGTTCGCTGGCTAAATGCCCTGCAAGAGCAAAGTcaaatttcattataaaatcttagagttggaagggacccaagggtcatctagttcaaaccccccccccccccgcaatgcaggaatctcagctaaagcaaccatgacagatggctatccaacctctgcttaaaaacctccaaagaaggagagtccaccacctcttgtgggagtcagttccactgctaaacagctctttctgtcagaaggtttttctgaatgtttagtcagaatcccttttcttgcaacttgaagccattggttcaagtcctaccatccagagcaggataaaacaagcatgctccctcctccatgtgacagcccttaatatatttgaagatgctatcagatctcctctcagtctcctcttttccaggctaaacatacccagctccttcaagctgtcctcataagacttagtttccagacccttgatcatcttgttgTCCCTCCTCAGCACACGTGCCAGCTTGTCatcattcttcttaaattgtggtgcccagaattggacacagtattccaactgtggtctgactaaggcagaatagagtagtactattacttccctcgaTCTGGggactatacttctgttgatgcagcctagctttttttgctgctacatcattctgttgactcatgttaaggatgtggtccaccaagacccctagatccttttcatgtgtactgctagtaagccaggtgtcccccatcctatatttgtgcatctggttcttcctgcctaagtgcagaaccttacagttGTCCCTatagaaattcattttgttagcttgcacccagttctccaacctgttaaggtccttttcatttctgattctgtcttctgcggcattagctacccctcccagtttggtgtcatctgcaaatttgatgagcatcccctcaattccttcgtccaagtcatttataaaattGTCAgagaggcaatggaggaatttgtcagaTCTTACACTCTTGGCAGAGCTTGAGTCCCAACAGATATCGGTGACGTTGAAGTCCTACGTgattattttttctttcctttttgaatgtttggtaatctgctctagtaaGGCATcgtccaagtcttcagtctggcttgacACCcgcagtaaggtcactgttgtttctccCTCCTataatttttacccatatactcccaatctgctttccatgctccaggtcatggacTTCTTCACAAGTGTACCCATCCTTTATATACaatgctgctgctcctcccttcctgtttggtctattccttttgaacagatTATGCCCCTCAgttcctacattccagtcatgattCTCATCCCACTAGGTTTCAGTAAAGGCTATCAGGCCATTATTGTTAGAATATTGTTAGTCCATCCTGTCAGAATGGACTTAAGACAAGACTTGGAGGCTGCAGACAAGGTGAGAAAAGCAAACTGAGTCTTCTAGGATAAACCCTGTGCTCTTTGGGAGAATCTCTAGGCGACCCAGCCGTGTTGGGCTATGAAGCAAAACCCACTAGTATCCCAGTGTTCTTTTCCACCTAGAATACTGGCCACCATCAATCTGGTGGGCCTTGCCTCTGCTCTGGTCATAAGAGGCCACTTAAAACACGCACAACCCCCATGCCTTCTTGACATCAATATGCCCAGAATATTGGTCCTTGTATCTGTCTCTGTAAGACGTTTGCCTCATTTTTCTCCTCTTCCAGGTACGAGATGAGTACCGGACAGACTACGATGTGGGCAGAGGTGGCTTTGGCAAGATTGTTCAGCAGCAGAAGATGAACCAGCAGGCAGTGATCTACTAATGGCTTCTTGGATTCGgtagataataataatgaattaaatAATGAATTAAATAAGCCTGATCTCATAACATCTACAGTAGCCTGGAATGATATGACTGGAGTTGGAGAGGGAAGAGCAATTTCAGAGGTCCTGTCTTAATTAGCTTTTAAGACACATCTCCTTATAATGCGCTGGATTGCCATTTCTCCACATGCATGGCAGCTAAAAGGGACCGGGGAGAGTCTGGGTTTGTCTTTGGAGAATCATGGATCCATGATTCATAGATCCATGGGTCCATGATTCTCAGGTCTATAAAAGGCCCCTTCCACATACCCAGTTCCTTGCTCTGGACTTGGCCTCAGTTGCTGGTGATGTTGATGTACAAGGTTTGTTGAGGCTCCTGAGTTCTACTGGGCAGCTGTCCTCATAAGATGCATTGAATTACCGGGAACAAAATAATTCCCTCCCATTtgtgaaaaaaaagggggggagaccaAAGTGTGGCACATTATGGCCCAGCTTCTTCTGTTGTGCCATAAATTTAAATGCATCTACCTTATTTTCATCCCTGGCACATCTTCACCAAGAAGGCAGCATTCTGCTTAGCTGCCATTTTGTTTCATTGATGTAACTCAATTTTTAGCCCTGTATATTTTTTTTTACCCTCACCCCGAATTCCATTCGATTTGCTTTTCCTATTTGGAGGAGGGACCCAGACAACAAAAATCccacacaatttaaaaacaattaaagcaaattaaaacagTTCAAAATACATTAGAaatgactcggccccagacacactgatcagatgtctggaagctgtggctggacggttacgtgggagccagttgaacttaaatcctttgaagacagaggtcctttggctgggtcgggacgataTGGGGTTGGGACGGGCAACCCCCATCTCTTGCGGGagctcaattagtgccagcaccgtccgttaagagtttgggtgtaatcttcgacacctccctttccacggAGGCACAGATTGCAACTATAACgaaggcagcattttttcatctccgccaagctaagcagttggctccttacctctctcgccctgacctagccactgtgatccacgtgacggtcacctccagactggattattgtaactcactctatgtggggctgcccttgagactgacccagaaactccatcgggtgcagaatgccacggcgagactccttacagggtcctcgccacaggatcacattcaccggtgctataccagctgcactggctcctggtggagtacaggatcaggtttaaggtgctggttttaacctttaaaaccctatacggcctaggaccctcgtacctacgggaccgcctttcctggtatgtcccacggaggaccttatggtcttcaaataaaaacatcttggagatcccaggccacagggaggttaggctggcctcaaccagagctagggctttttcggccgttgccccgatctggtggaatgctctgtcacaagagactagggccctgtgggacttgacatctttccacagggcctgcaagacagagctgttccaccaggcctttggccaaggcacagtctgacccgcccccccttctgtaatcctcatagaactctagcccaatggttgccattaatttgactctgaattgattttagaatgtatttcaattaattgattatgattttatgtaaacggtgttatttttactgttgctagCCACTCTGATCCCGGCTTCGGCTGGgcaggatgggatataaatttattattattattattattattattattattattattattattattattattacattcctCTCAtcccaagcctttggctaattaagcaatctatggccttttaaatgggaGGTAGGGtatggtgggtgtgggtgtttttatataccgtatttttcgctctataagacgcaccagaccataaaacgcacctagtttttggaggaggaaaacaagaaaaaaaatattctgaatcccagaagccaggacagcaagagggatcacagCGCagtgatcccgcttgctgtcctggcttatgggatagctgcgtgcagcctctcccaggcagtgGCATGAATTCtccccctgcccgggagaggctgcgagcggataaggctcccccaagagccatgctccctttaaagagcatgtggagtgtgtgtgcggctcttgggggcagcccttctccctcctcggggaaaagcccccaagagccgcacacacgctccacgcggctctttaaagggagtgctgagcagagcctcccgcctgcatttgcttcacaagacgcacacactttcccccttactttttaggatgggaaaagtgcatcttatagtgcgaaaaatacagtatgtaatgattgatatatatgtttgtgtttttatatagtaagctgccctgtgatgcTAGGATaatgggcagtatagaaatttggtaaacaaataaaatgataaaatgaaataaatatgaaataatgaAAAGTGTTTTCTTCATGCTGTGATGCATTTGGGTGGGGGCAGAAGACCAGGCTTGGCCCCACTATGAGGCACTGCAAACTGGCTGTTTTGGCAAACTTCTCTTAACTTTCGGACTCTGCTGCCAAAATGTCTTGCGCCTAGTCTACGGTAGGGCTGTCGCTAACCTAGCCCTTGTTCCCATCTCACCAATGCTTTTTCCAGCTGGTCTTTCAAGAGTGGCTCCTTTTAGCTGCAGTACCCTCACCTTGATCATTTCAAGGAGAAAAGAACTGGTTCTACAGGCTATCTTCTTCTGCCCCAGACTAGGAAAGTGTTATTGTTTGCTGTCTTAGAAGCCTTGAGATCTCTAAGAGCATGCCAGGATGCTGAGTCCCTCTTAAGCCAACCTCCCCAACCGCTCCTGGACTCAGGAAGGGGAAAGGGTGGGTCTGCTGGCACCGATGAGCCTGGCAGCTGATGACAGCAGCCAAGAGCTTGCATCATTGGCGGTGCTGCAAAGCATCCCGGTTAACATAGTCTGGTGTTCACACTTTTAAGAGCAGCTGAGAGTTCCCTTGTGTTCTCCCAAATTGCAGCTCTGGATAAGCACACGAAGGTTAGAGCCCAGAGCTGTAGCATCCTGGCACAGAAGATGGGGGTGCTCTCTGCGTGGTGCTTTCCTCTGTGCTGGAGGCGGAGGGTCAGGCAGCAGCCACTCCTGTTAATGCTCTCAGTGTGGtcaacattttgtttgttttactgatCTCATTACACCagcaccttttattttatttttttacagtaacTAGGTGCGCTGAAATGACCCTGGTGAAAC contains these protein-coding regions:
- the LOC114589088 gene encoding nuclear cap-binding protein subunit 2-like, producing MSGLLSATLSGLNSDSYCEFSTYRDQQFKGSCYLQEKTLKNSCTLYVGNLSFYTTEEQIHELFSKCGDVKRIVMGLDKVKKTPCGFCFVEYYTRAEAEHSMRFINGTRLDDRIIRTDWDAGFKEGRQYGRGKTGGQVRDEYRTDYDVGRGGFGKIVQQQKMNQQAVIY